A single window of Nicotiana sylvestris chromosome 5, ASM39365v2, whole genome shotgun sequence DNA harbors:
- the LOC104234116 gene encoding uncharacterized protein isoform X2: MLSSIRTPMAAEILDKFSNGNPETWVYRAECYFKFLGFSEEDWLPLPYFYLEGEVLVWFDWLHRNKQFYDWNHFKEKLILRFRKWTFADSNRSVADSSLAYHHYISYATLCSSKAHVSPFRSNFYGLESTLKVGNSEAKHVFDEMPTRAFTKAVNETSSVKATWKSTDAHVSISNFAADLNNNQSPKVFSETPTTATSSIHFPSTVGSIPYLPVLKLHASGALFYDGDKSAIDEDKVFDDNSQSTTTAVTSDDISDIYISPMVDEKRDLESLNKPADLVDATEDLDCKAKLMQEGANVFSAIPLAVAYGQSASNFFELEHLIEPNSNTIPVPDGVAHPETLGPKLSNGQMFDKISGWNETGSLISLQLAGTRTTFKYVLDHGGKLVSTFNQLLLVKDCVTRFPFDSGADLFIVNLGGPVTILGVNFKTLSLTSHTEYLQAPLLMGFTVTYPAFHQYYSAEKDPSSDLIELKPGAEVVVNKVPKLFDQNFQKTNTKFARTGTWNLSDDLILTINNQSRVELNDFQVCIWVDTGQIIEVGSFCFDLFINNSQDGICMVVQGIKLSILLK; the protein is encoded by the exons ATGCTTTCATCGATTCGAACTCCAATGGCAGCAGAGATACTAGATAAATTCAGCAATGGTAACCCAGAGACCTGGGTTTATCGGGCGGAGTGTTACTTCAAATTCCTTGGCTTCTCCGAGGAAGACTGGTTACCTCTTCCTTACTTCTACCTTGAAGGTGAGGTCCTCGTTTGGTTTGATTGGCTACATCGTAACAAACAGTTCTACGATTGGAACCACTTCAAGGAGAAATTGATTTTGCGCTTTCGAAAATGGACCTTCGCAGATTCCAATAGGAGTGTGGCTGATTCGTCCCTGGCTTATCATCACTACATTAGTTATGCTACTTTGTGTTCGTCTAAAGCCCATGTATCTCCCTTCAGGTCCAACTTCTATGGGTTAGAATCTACACTCAAAGTGGGAAACTCAGAAGCGAAGCATGTGTTCGATGAAATGCCTACTAGAGCTTTCACCAAAGCAGTGAATGAAACTTCTTCTGTTAAAGCAACGTGGAAAAGCACAGATGCCCACGTCTCTATTTCAAACTTTGCTGCTGATTTGAACAATAATCAGTCACCTAAGGTGTTCAGCGAAACACCTACAACGGCAACTTCCAGCATTCATTTTCCTTCCACAGTGGGTTCAATCCCTTATCTACCAGTCCTTAAACTTCATGCTTCTGGTGCTCTATTCTATGATGGAGACAAGTCCGCCATTGACGAAGACAAGGTGTTTGATGACAATTCCCAGTCGACCACGACTGCTGTCACAAGTGATGATATTTCAGATATTTATATTTCCCCTATGGTCGATGAAAAACGAGATTTGGAATCCTTGAATAAGCCTGCAGACTTAGTAGATGCAACAGAGGATCTTGATTGTAAAGCTAAGTTGATGCAGGAAGGTGCAAATGTCTTTTCTGCTATTCCCTTGGCAGTGGCTTATGGACAGAGTGCTTCTAATTTTTTCGAGCTAGAACACTTAATCGAGCCGAACAGCAACACAATTCCCGTACCCGATGGTGTTGCTCATCCAGAAACGCTAGGTCCAAAACTCAGCAATGGCCAAATGTTCGACAAAATTTCTGGTTGGAATGAAACAGGCTCACTGATTAGCCTTCAGCTTGCAGGCACCAGGACAACATTTAAGTACGTCTTGGATCATGGTGGTAAACTGGTTTCAACTTTCAATCAATTGTTACTAGTTAAGGATTGCGTGACTCGATTCCCATTCGATTCCGGAGCGGATCTATTCATTGTGAACCTTGGTGGACCTGTTACTATTCTTGGCGTGAATTTTAAGACCTTGAGTCTAACCAGTCATACTGAGTACCTGCAGGCACCACTATTGATGGGATTTACCGTTACATATCCAGCTTTTCATCAGTATTATAGTGCCGAAAAAGATCCTTCATCCGACTTGATAGAGTTGAAACCGGGTGCTGAAGTGGTAGTAAACAAGGTGCCGAAGTTGTTCGATCAAAATTTTCAAAAGACCAACACAAAGTTTGCAAGAACTGGCACATGGAATCTAAGTGATGACCTTATACTAACAATTAACAACCAGTCAAGAGTTGAGCTCAATGACTTCCAG GTCTGCATTTGGGTCGACACAGGGCAAATAATCGAGGTTGGTAGTTTTTGTTTTGACTTGTTTATAAACAACAGTCAAGATGGTATATGTATGGTGGTACAAGGCATCAAACTATCAATTTTACTTAAATAA
- the LOC104234119 gene encoding uncharacterized protein, translating to MGTNSQTTDTLISSPPVPAAFVSAGSSGIGLVDSAHPYYLHHSDYPGMNLVSSVFDGRGYGGWRRAVVIALSAKNKLGFIDGTLAVPDADSSLQRAWARCNNMVLSYLLNSLSKEIAESVLYSHSAKDLWHDLEDRFGQASGAKLFQLQKEQSAVMQGNSSVSTYFTNMRELWDELDALNTFSACVCECDCGANAKSIKAHQDERLLQFLMGLNETFIGVRSNILLSSPLLSIGQAYSLVIQDEKQREIHVVPAYPGESGSFMVTNQAAGKKYGDSKGQKGSYDAKKSSGICTYCKKPGHNIDKCYRVHGFPADFKFTKPRKFQDQSRQTML from the coding sequence ATGGGAACAAATTCACAAACCACTGATACACTCATCTCCTCTCCCCCTGTTCCAGCAGCTTTTGTATCTGCTGGTTCTAGTGGTATTGGTTTAGTTGATTCAGCTCATCCCTACTACCTCCATCATTCAGACTACCCAGGAATGAACCTGGTCTCCTCAGTGTTTGATGGCAGAGGTTATGGTGGGTGGAGAAGAGCCGTAGTCATAGCTTTATCCGCTAAGAACAAACTAGGATTCATTGATGGAACCCTAGCTGTTCCAGATGCAGATTCTAGCCTTCAAAGAGCTTGGGCAAGATGCAACAACATGGTCCTTTCTTATCTCCTCAACTCACTTTCCAAAGAAATTGCTGAGAGTGTCTTGTACTCACATAGTGCAAAAGATCTGTGGCATGACCTGGAAGATAGGTTTGGTCAGGCAAGTGGAGCAAAGTTGTTTCAGCTACAAAAAGAACAAAGTGCTGTGATGCAAGGTAACTCGAGTGTTTCAACCTATTTTACTAACATGAGAGAATTATGGGATGAGCTAGATGCACTCAATACCTTTTCTGcttgtgtgtgtgagtgtgattGTGGGGCTAATGCAAAGAGTATCAAGGCTCATCAAGATGAGAGACTTTTGCAATTCCTTATGGGTTTGAATGAAACCTTCATAGGAGTTAGGAGCAACATATTGTTGTCATCTCCTTTACTTTCCATTGGGCAGGCATACTCTTTGGTCATACAAGATGAAAAACAAAGAGAAATTCATGTTGTACCTGCCTACCCAGGGGAGTCTGGTTCCTTCATGGTAACAAACCAAGCAGCTGGGAAGAAATATGGTGATTCCAAAGGACAGAAGGGGTCCTATGATGCAAAGAAGAGTTCAGGGATTTGTACCTACTGCAAGAAGCCAGGACATAACATTGATAAGTGTTATAGGGTCCATGGTTTTCCTGCAGATTTCAAATTCACAAAGCCAAGGAAATTTCAGGACCAGTCAAGGCAAACAATGCTCTAA
- the LOC104234116 gene encoding uncharacterized protein isoform X1 has translation MLSSIRTPMAAEILDKFSNGNPETWVYRAECYFKFLGFSEEDWLPLPYFYLEDSNRSVADSSLAYHHYISYATLCSSKAHVSPFRSNFYGLESTLKVGNSEAKHVFDEMPTRAFTKAVNETSSVKATWKSTDAHVSISNFAADLNNNQSPKVFSETPTTATSSIHFPSTVGSIPYLPVLKLHASGALFYDGDKSAIDEDKVFDDNSQSTTTAVTSDDISDIYISPMVDEKRDLESLNKPADLVDATEDLDCKAKLMQEGANVFSAIPLAVAYGQSASNFFELEHLIEPNSNTIPVPDGVAHPETLGPKLSNGQMFDKISGWNETGSLISLQLAGTRTTFKYVLDHGGKLVSTFNQLLLVKDCVTRFPFDSGADLFIVNLGGPVTILGVNFKTLSLTSHTEYLQAPLLMGFTVTYPAFHQYYSAEKDPSSDLIELKPGAEVVVNKVPKLFDQNFQKTNTKFARTGTWNLSDDLILTINNQSRVELNDFQVVILDYPYKVANLLLGEHKTKAGDLFQKIETPHNLTYVVVIVACSVLLQLKFVMNMQQMTRVLRTTKRSDCANNNFLWLYCDFDIQVCIWVDTGQIIEVGSFCFDLFINNSQDGICMVVQGIKLSILLK, from the exons ATGCTTTCATCGATTCGAACTCCAATGGCAGCAGAGATACTAGATAAATTCAGCAATGGTAACCCAGAGACCTGGGTTTATCGGGCGGAGTGTTACTTCAAATTCCTTGGCTTCTCCGAGGAAGACTGGTTACCTCTTCCTTACTTCTACCTTGAAG ATTCCAATAGGAGTGTGGCTGATTCGTCCCTGGCTTATCATCACTACATTAGTTATGCTACTTTGTGTTCGTCTAAAGCCCATGTATCTCCCTTCAGGTCCAACTTCTATGGGTTAGAATCTACACTCAAAGTGGGAAACTCAGAAGCGAAGCATGTGTTCGATGAAATGCCTACTAGAGCTTTCACCAAAGCAGTGAATGAAACTTCTTCTGTTAAAGCAACGTGGAAAAGCACAGATGCCCACGTCTCTATTTCAAACTTTGCTGCTGATTTGAACAATAATCAGTCACCTAAGGTGTTCAGCGAAACACCTACAACGGCAACTTCCAGCATTCATTTTCCTTCCACAGTGGGTTCAATCCCTTATCTACCAGTCCTTAAACTTCATGCTTCTGGTGCTCTATTCTATGATGGAGACAAGTCCGCCATTGACGAAGACAAGGTGTTTGATGACAATTCCCAGTCGACCACGACTGCTGTCACAAGTGATGATATTTCAGATATTTATATTTCCCCTATGGTCGATGAAAAACGAGATTTGGAATCCTTGAATAAGCCTGCAGACTTAGTAGATGCAACAGAGGATCTTGATTGTAAAGCTAAGTTGATGCAGGAAGGTGCAAATGTCTTTTCTGCTATTCCCTTGGCAGTGGCTTATGGACAGAGTGCTTCTAATTTTTTCGAGCTAGAACACTTAATCGAGCCGAACAGCAACACAATTCCCGTACCCGATGGTGTTGCTCATCCAGAAACGCTAGGTCCAAAACTCAGCAATGGCCAAATGTTCGACAAAATTTCTGGTTGGAATGAAACAGGCTCACTGATTAGCCTTCAGCTTGCAGGCACCAGGACAACATTTAAGTACGTCTTGGATCATGGTGGTAAACTGGTTTCAACTTTCAATCAATTGTTACTAGTTAAGGATTGCGTGACTCGATTCCCATTCGATTCCGGAGCGGATCTATTCATTGTGAACCTTGGTGGACCTGTTACTATTCTTGGCGTGAATTTTAAGACCTTGAGTCTAACCAGTCATACTGAGTACCTGCAGGCACCACTATTGATGGGATTTACCGTTACATATCCAGCTTTTCATCAGTATTATAGTGCCGAAAAAGATCCTTCATCCGACTTGATAGAGTTGAAACCGGGTGCTGAAGTGGTAGTAAACAAGGTGCCGAAGTTGTTCGATCAAAATTTTCAAAAGACCAACACAAAGTTTGCAAGAACTGGCACATGGAATCTAAGTGATGACCTTATACTAACAATTAACAACCAGTCAAGAGTTGAGCTCAATGACTTCCAGGTAGTTATATTAGATTATCCTTACAAGGTCGCTAACCTTCTCTTGGGTGAACACAAGACGAAAGCAGGGGATTTATTTCAGAAAATTGAGACACCACACAATCTTACatatgttgttgttattgttgcatGTTCAGTTCTCTTGCAACTTAAATTTGTCATGAATATGCAGCAAATGACTAGAGTTCTTAGAACAACTAAGAGAAGTGATTGTGCCAATAACAATTTTCTATGGCTTTACTGTGATTTTGACATACAGGTCTGCATTTGGGTCGACACAGGGCAAATAATCGAGGTTGGTAGTTTTTGTTTTGACTTGTTTATAAACAACAGTCAAGATGGTATATGTATGGTGGTACAAGGCATCAAACTATCAATTTTACTTAAATAA